The following proteins come from a genomic window of Meles meles chromosome 1, mMelMel3.1 paternal haplotype, whole genome shotgun sequence:
- the TONSL gene encoding tonsoku-like protein produces MSVERELRQLSKAKAKAQRNGQPRDEAALCHQLGELLASHGRYAEALREHQHELQLLESVDDPLGCAVAHRKIGERLAELEDYSAALKHQHRHLELARSLSNHTEVQRAWATIGRTYLDIYDHCQSQDTLLQAQAAFEKSLAIVDEKLQGTLAERELSEMRTRLYLNLGLTFESLQQAAPCDDYFRKSIFLAEQNHLYEDLFRARYNLGAIHWRRGQHSQAMRCLEGARECARVLRRERMESECCVLISQILQDLGDFLAAKRALKKAYRLGFQTPSQKAAVCRTLKYVLAVVRLQQRLQEAEGGDPQGAMGICEQLGDLFSKAGDFPKAAEAYQKQLHLAELLGRPGPELAVIHVSLATTLGDMKDHHRAVSHYEQELRLRGGDALEEAHTWLNIALSREEAGDAYELLARCFREALSCAQQAQRPQLQRQILQHLHAVQLRLRPQEAPATAASLQELSAPREQEEDDEEEEEEEDADTPELSDVELSESDGDAEGGSQRPEEEEELQGCLGRPRVNKWNRRNDVGETLLHRACIEGRLGRVQDLVRQGHPLNPRDYCGWTPLHEACNYGHVDIVRFLLDHGAGVDDPGGPGCEGITPLHDALHCGHFEVAQLLVERGASVTLRTAKGHSPRETLQQWVKLYGKHLDSETREKATAMERLLRMASAGQAPHSATAPHTPPRNHLFDPELSPSSPGPGAPEPSQARAGVSPGHAVPAMARPRRSRPKLAGNSSSEDEDSPGPCRPVHKRPRHRVPVQQAEAGVPGYPGGREAVAASAARAAVRGVAGAQICRPGHSLLRGPGEPTTPRAALIPEEECLAGDWLEDDSPLTRSRQDGSRPQPQGSRNSPSPRGSGSGRSKSPDGLRAWARQSRLPRLGSWNAPGGAGGDGSPAAEPPRSPDLSRASGPSGDSPAAGQPPGPSLPPPIRLRVRVQDSLFLIPVPQGGETHTVAWLTKQAAQRYCQACGLLPRLVLRKEGALLAPQDPIPDVLQSNEEVLAEVTSWDLPSLTDRYRRACQSLEQEGHPQVLQAMDRQGSSPSFSVGPLALRQTQLTPLLRALKLHAELRELHLAGNRLGDGCAAELLAALGTMPSLMLLDLSSNHLGSEGLRQLAAGLRGQSTLQNLQELDLSMNPLGDGCGQALASVLQGCPSLSTLHLQACGFGPSFFLSCQAALGSAFQDAKHLKTLSLSYNILGPDALAHTLQNLPAHTLQRLELNSVAAGKSDSGLVEPVVRYLAKEGCTLAHLSLSANHLGDKAVRGLSRCLPRCPSLVSLDLSANPDVSCVGLEELLAALQMRPQGLSFLGLSGCAVQGPLRPGLWREIAAQVQELELCSRRLSAEDRAALRRLLPGPPGACTLDRGSKLFLRRL; encoded by the exons ATGAGCGTGGAGCGCGAGCTTCGCC aGCTGAGcaaggccaaggccaaggccCAGAGGAACGGGCAGCCGCGGGACGAGGCCGCCCTCTGCCACCAGCTGGGGGAGCTCCTGGCCAGCCATG GACGCTACGCAGAGGCCCTGCGAGAGCACCAGCATGAGCTCCAGCTCCTGGAGAGCGTCGACGACCCGCTGGGCTGCGCCGTGGCCCACCGCAAGATCGGAGAGCGACTGGCCGAGCTGGAGGATTACTCAGCCGCCCTgaag CACCAGCATCGCCATTTGGAGCTGGCCCGTTCTCTGTCCAACCACACTGAGGTGCAGAGGGCCTGGGCCACCATCGGCCGCACCTACCTGGACATCTATGACCATTGCCAGTCACAGGATACCTTGCTGCAGGCACAGGCTGCCTTTGAGAagagcttggctattgtggacgagAAGCTGCAGG GGACATTGGCCGAGCGAGAACTGAGTGAGATGAGGACCCGGCTCTACCTGAACTTGGGGCTCACTTTCGAAAGCCTGCAGCAGGCGGCCCCCTGCGACGACTACTTCCGGAAGAGCATCTTCCTCGCCGA GCAGAACCACCTCTACGAGGACCTGTTCCGTGCCCGCTACAACCTGGGTGCCATCCACTGGCGCCGAGGGCAGCACTCCCAAGCCATGCGCTGCCTGGAGGGGGCCCGAGAGTGTGCCCGCGTCCTGAGGAGGGAGCGGATGGAGAGCGAGTGCTGTGTGCTCATCTCGCAG ATCCTCCAGGACCTGGGGGATTTTTTGGCTGCCAAGAGAGCCCTGAAGAAAGCCTACAGGCTGGGCTTCCAGACGCCTTCGCAGAAGGCAGCTGTCTGCCGGACCCTCAAATACG TGCTGGCCGTGGTGCGGCTGCAGCAGCGGCTGCAGGAGGCCGAGGGTGGAGACCCCCAGGGCGCCATGGGCATCTGTGAGCAGCTGGGGGACCTGTTCTCCAAGGCGGGCGACTTCCCCAAGGCGGCTGAGGCCTACCAGAAGCAG CTGCACCTCGCCGAGCTGCTGGGCCGGCCAGGGCCCGAGCTGGCCGTCATCCATGTGTCCCTGGCCACCACCTTGGGAGACATGAAGGACCACCACCGGGCCGTGTCCCACTATGAGCAGGAGCTGAGGCTGCGTGGCGGTGACGCTCTGGAG gAGGCCCACACCTGGTTAAACATCGCGCTGTCCCGGGAGGAGGCCGGCGACGCCTACGAGCTGCTGGCCCGGTGCTTCCGGGAGGCTCTCAGCTGTGCCCAGCAGGCCCAGCGGCCCCAGCTCCAG AGGCAGATCCTGCAGCACCTCCATGCCGTGCAGCTGAGGCTGCGGCCCCAGGAGGCCCCGGCCACCGCGGCCAGCCTGCAGGAGCTGAGCGCGcccagagagcaggaggaggacgacgaggaagaggaggaggaggaggacgcgGACACTCCCGAACTCAGCGACGTGGAGCTCTCGGAGAGCG ACGGTGATGCCGAGGGCGGGTCCCAGCGgccggaggaggaggaagagttgCAGGGCTGCTTGGGCCGGCCGAGGGTGAACAAG TGGAACCGGCGCAATGACGTTGGGGAGACCCTGCTGCACCGCGCTTGCATCGAGGGCCGTCTGGGTCGTGTCCAGGACCTCGTGAGACAG GGCCACCCTCTGAACCCTCGGGACTACTGTGGCTGGACGCCCCTGCACGAGGCCTGCAACTATGGGCATGTGG ACATCGTGCGCTTCCTGCTGGACCACGGGGCTGGGGTTGATGACCCGGGTGGCCCAGGCTGTGAGGGCATCACGCCCCTTCACGACGCCCTTCACTGCGGTCACTTTGAGGTGGCCCAACTCCTCGTCGAACGGGGAGCATCTGTCACGCTGCGAACTGCAAAG GGGCACAGCCCACGGGAGACGCTGCAGCAGTGGGTGAAGCTATACGGCAAGCATCTGGACAGTGAGACCCGAGAGAAGGCCACTGCCATGGAGCGGCTGCTCCGCATGGCCTCGGCAGGCCAAG CCCCCCACAGCGCCAcggccccccacacccctccacgGAACCATCTGTTCGACCCCGAGCTCTCTCCCTCGAGCCCTGGCCCGGGAGCCCCAGAGCCCTCTCAGGCCCGTGCTGGGGTCTCCCCAGGGCACGCGGTTCCGGCTATGGCCAGGCCTCGGAGGAGCAGGCCCAAGCTGGCCGGCAACAGCAGCTCAGAGGATGAGGACTCCCCGGGCCCCTGCCGGCCCGTCCACAAGAGGCCCCGGCATCGTGTGCCCGTACAGCAGGCCGAAGCCGGGGTGCCTGGCTACCCCGGCGGCCGGGAGGCAGTGGCAGCGAGTGCCGCCCGGGCAGCCGTCCGAGGCGTGGCCGGTGCCCAGATCTGCCGCCCCGGGCACAGCCTACTGCGGGGCCCAGGTGAGCCCACCACACCCCGGGCGGCGCTCATCCCAGAGGAGGAGTGTCTGGCTGGGGACTGGCTGGAGGACGACTCCCCGCTGACCCGCAGCCGCCAGGATGGCTCTCGGCCGCAACCCCAGGGCAGCCGGAACAGCCCCAGTCCCCGCGGCTCGGGCTCCGGCCGCAGTAAGAGCCCCGACGGGCTCCGGGCCTGGGCCAGGCAGAGCCGGCTGCCCCGTCTCGGGAGTTGGAACGCACcgggcggggcagggggagacGGCAGCCCAGCGGCAGAGCCTCCACGGAGCCCTGACCTTTCCAGGGCCTCGGGGCCCAGTGGGGACAGCCCAGCGGCAGGCCAGCCCCCG GGTCCATCTTTGCCTCCTCCCATCCGGCTGCGAGTGCGAGTGCAGGACAGTCTCTTCCTCATTCCCGTCCCACAGGG CGGGGAGACCCACACCGTGGCCTGGCTGACGAAGCAGGCTGCCCAGCGCTACTGCCAGGCCTGTGGGCTGCTGCCAAGGCTCGTCTTGCGAAAGGAGGGAGCCTTGCTGGCCCCGCAGGACCCCATACCCGATGTGCTGCAGAGCAAcgaggag GTGTTGGCGGAGGTCACTTCATGGGACCTCCCCTCGCTGACTGATCGCTATCGCAGGGCCTGCCAGAGCCTGGAACAAG aGGGGCACCCCCAGGTGCTGCAGGCCATGGACCGCCAGGGCTCCAGCCCCTCGTTCAGCGTGGGCCCCCTGGCCCTGCGCCAGACCCAGCTCACCCCGCTGCTGCGGGCCCTCAAGCTTCATGCGGAGCTCCGGGAGCTGCACCTGGCAGGGAACCGACTGGGGGACGGATGTGCCGCCGAGCTGCTGGCTGCCCTGGGCACCATGCCCAGCCTGATGCTCCTGGATCTCTCCTCCAATCACCTGGGCTCCGAAGGCCTACGCCAGCTTGCCGCAGGCCTCCGGGGGCAGAGCACCTTGCAG AACTTGCAGGAGCTGGACTTAAGCATGAACCCCCTCGGGGATGGCTGTGGCCAGGCCCTGGCATCCGTCCTGCAGGGCTGCCCCTCACTCAGCACCTTGCATCTCCAGGCCTGTGGTTTCGGCCCCAGCTTCTTCCTGAGCTGCCAGGCAGCCCTAGGTAGTGCCTTCCAAG ATGCCAAGCACCTGAAGACACTGTCTCTGTCCTACAACATCCTGGGTCCCGATGCCCTGGCCCACACCCTGCAGAACCTGCCTGCCCATACCCTCCAGCGCCTGGAGCTAAACTCCGTGGCAGCTGGCAAGAGTGACTCGGGCCTCGTGGAGCCTGTGGTCAGATATCTGGCCAAG GAAGGCTGCACTCTAGCTCACCTGAGCCTGTCTGCAAACCATCTTGGCGACAAGGCAGTGAGAGGCCTGAGCAG GTGCCTTCCTCGTTGCCCCTCACTCGTGTCACTGGACCTGTCTGCCAACCCTGACGTTAGCTGTGTGGGTCTGGAGGAGCTCCTGGCTGCCCTCCAGATGCGGCCCCAAGGCCTCAGCTTCCTTGGCCTGTCAG GCTGTGCTGTCCAGGGCCCCCTGCGGCCGGGCCTCTGGCGCGAGATCGCCGCCCAGGTGCAGGAGCTGGAGCTGTGCAGCCGCCGCCTCTCCGCCGAGGACCGCGCCGCCCTGCGCCGGCTGCTGCCCGGCCCCCCCGGCGCGTGCACACTGGACCGAGGGTCCAAGCTCTTCCTCAGGCGCCTGTGA